In Aedes albopictus strain Foshan chromosome 3, AalbF5, whole genome shotgun sequence, the following are encoded in one genomic region:
- the LOC134289806 gene encoding uncharacterized protein LOC134289806 → MKSFVAFAVIATVIAAVSCAPQFGFGASGAGANAASQGMGMGGGFPGMGGGMSSSNANAGAQGFGMGGGFPGMGGGMGASSANAGAASQGFGMGGPFGGMGMGGSVANAGAQGMGQGFGG, encoded by the coding sequence ATGAAATCGTTCGTAGCATTTGCTGTCATCGCGACCGTCATTGCTGCCGTAAGCTGTGCCCCACAGTTTGGATTCGGGGCGTCCGGAGCAGGAGCCAATGCCGCATCCCAAGGAATGGGTATGGGAGGAGGATTCCCCGGCATGGGTGGAGGAATGAGTTCTTCAAACGCCAACGCCGGTGCACAAGGTTTCGGAATGGGCGGTGGATTCCCCGGCATGGGTGGCGGAATGGGGGCTTCGTCCGCAAACGCTGGCGCCGCTTCGCAGGGATTCGGAATGGGCGGACCTTTTGGAGGCATGGGTATGGGCGGTTCGGTGGCCAATGCAGGAGCGCAAGGAATGGGCCAGGGATTTGGTGGATAA